The Ascaphus truei isolate aAscTru1 unplaced genomic scaffold, aAscTru1.hap1 HAP1_SCAFFOLD_324, whole genome shotgun sequence genome includes the window tatttgtagaacatgatgatgccaaagacacagaaatgctatcaagtgagcatgaagaggttcccattgaaaTAGTTACACAGGCAATTCCTCCACCAACGGACACATACGCAGCaatagcagcttctgaagaaaaaattgttgaagcagaaaatcgtcgccattctgatataatgtcagtgcacgaaaggatgatatcactgcaggaagaaaccatatcacaattggcacatcttcACAGGGTCTTCATTGAAGTtcctaaacagatacaaaaattaaacaccacattagaagcagtagttgttcagctcaaccaagctaatcacttgagaatgactacaacaGCACATCAATTCACCTTCACCCCATCACAGGATGGATCTTTAGATGCTGCTACAGtactttttcaccccatgcatctgataTTCGTTCGCCAAGacgggatgttaccggtacactagctgaaagttctgtgcatgttcctctcGACATCCAaccactgccatctgtagaaaatctggagctgacacctactaAGGAGGCACctaaaagaaaaatgcacaagcaaTTACTAATAAGCAGTTTTTTTAAACAAACTAAAAAACTAAAACGGAGCTAGCAGTTGtacactgtgtaccaacttgttcagaactgccactgcccacaagccctggccCTGAAGtctcactgcccacaagccctgcccctgAAGTGGCACAGGCCAGTCAAACTGGCTCTGTATTAGTTAAAGTTGTTGGCAAacggaaacaaaaaaaacaacccacaacaagcaggcctgtgactcgctctcaaaaggacagaaataaatacattttctaatTAACTAAATGTGTATGTTGGCTTGTGTTGTAGaattcagattatctaattaatattgtatgtatgatcaacacctgttgtttccaaacattcaagtatgtccttgtacacgtgaaggtttgtaAATGTTCAGTCACAATGAGTGCataatataaataatttataggtattaatcatctgttcagtaatgatCCTACATTACACACTTGCAATGTTTAGAGAAGGTGACATTCACTTAGGTACAAAACATTTTAGTGGGGTGTGTTTGGTAGGTAATTTAGGTCgtaattgcatgtgaatattattcacatgcaagtaACACAAAATATGTATGTAACTGCTAACATCTTTAATTTAAGTTTAGAGTATGATCCactgtaaaatattacttaccttcaacTTCATTGAAGCTTCTTAATGTAGTCCTTTCATCATGTATGTGTACTGCTTacaataacatatctgtgaatgtgtagtaatatatatgtagtagctactgtatgtatatatgtacacacagtgtataactatacatatatatatatatatatatatatatatatatatatatatatatatatatatatatatatatatatatatacacacatatatatatagtatcaaaAATGTAAATTTGTATATACTTTTTTGTACACAACAGATATATGATGTTTTCTTGTGAACACACAGTATTGTCATAAATCATCCTTTATGTTAGTGAAATATAAATGATCTTACCCTTTAACAATATGGGCCTAATATTATGAAGCACATAATTCACTCacttatcaccatttaaatattTTGGAAACAAGGGCTACTTACTCCCATCAATACAGTATGTTCAGTCTAGAActggattaaatagatatattatatgttGTAACACAACAGCCCTTGTAAACTCtcaaaaggccttgtttgatgttaactccTAATTGGACACAGCTGAGtataataggccctcaaacatacttaccCTGTAATGTTTAAACCTTTAAAGAAGTCTGAGCAATCTAACAATCCCTGTTAAAATAGAAGGCCTTAAATACagtaacatacacacatacacatatatagatTTCATTTTAGTTtttagagaaaaaaatatatatatatatatatgtatacacacagatAGTCAAAATGTTTGACCAAGAAAAAGTTCaccagacagaaagatacacagTAAAATGTAGAAAAAAATACACTGAGAAAAACATTAGCAGGTGTGTTTATATAACATGCCAGTGTAGCCAGTATTTTCATTATGGGAACAGTACATTTTCTCagccacattgttttttaattaaatgtgGACACTTGTTGTCAGAATGTAGATTACGTGAAAACCAATGGGACTTTCACTGAATTTGCTATCTTATCACAAAGCATGTGTTCCAATTATTTATACACATTCGAATTGGTGCTCGAAATAAGGAGTGCAACATAGAAATTTTCTACTGACCTTGAAAATAGCCACAAAAGataagacttagggcctcatgcagtaagcgacgattatgtgaaatcggcaagcttaccgattagtcatgttattggcgatttttcctctccgtatgcagtaagtgccgaatacattcaaaattaagccgaaaacaaatccgcccactctcacgatgattagccgatcacacacaggtgtatcggcgtgcgtggcggggtgctgttaggttgcccaatcacaaatcttgctgaatcaggcgaaacaagcatgtattggatagcgcgccatatttaaaggcaacgtgtactgctaatcattctctgtgttgttgggagtgagagagagagagacgcacagagctggacgattgaagatttgcatattgactgagagacttgttgtgtattgggagagctttgtcctttgttgttttgtttacatctttgtcttgttttatatgtggaagtggttcgtgtgattgcctgtacatttgttgtctgttttttgtgagtgctggaagtatgcccgcaaagcgtgggaagagtgatgctggtgggagtgggactgctactcgtgcgagtacgcgtcggagtgaacgttctgttcaggggagtgatgttgctggtgcaccgagtggtgttgctgggagtgggagtgctgttgctgggagtgggagtgctggtgctgcgagtggtgttgctgggagtgggagtgctgttgttgggagtgggagtgctggtgctgcgagtggtgttgctgggagtgggagtgctgttgttgggagtgggagtgctgttgctgtgagtgggagtgctggtgctgggagtgctggtgctaggagtgtgagtgctggtgctaggagtgtgagtgctggtgctaggagtgggagtgctggtgctaggagtgggagtgctggtgctgggagtgctgctggtggcgcagttgctgatggggtgtctggtggtggcgtgcttgctggtggccagcttttggaggctcttccattggaagaaggagagtccagtcagcaccagccaagctctgaccctaaacctgctcggaagaaacgtgtggagaagccacgtaatcctcgcttcaatgaccaggaaaatacagctcttgtcactggcattctggagcactatgacagtatctatggacatttagtaggtaagtgtacctttacatttattattcaaatacatgtgatcctaggtcatctgagttttgttcatatgcaaatatgggtacagaatatctttctatgttcattagtgtggaaacacagctttttatcatgccttacaaggacaactaaacacaggcggtcaatttgccagaactgcatacaatatgaatgcaagcttgcttacatgtataggtttagtagtgaatgctcatgtgcttcacatattacacataaaacagcatgtttgctatctcttggaacagctagcagtgtaggaaactggtgcttatattattattaatttacctcatatattttatatgtttttcaagggcggacaagtgcaacaagcaaaaaagaaatgtgggacacaatagtcattggtgtcaatgcctgtgggaatcgtgtcagggacgagtatcattgtcggaaaagatttgatgatattaggtcaaaattgaaaaagaaaatacaagaccaacgcgtgcatgctactggcactggaggtgggcccacaccacaacgtctcatattgactccattggaggagctgcttcggccaaaattacttaccgtcgtcgtggaaggcttggctggtgactgtgacattggaatttatccctcacaatttccaccaggtgagaaatattactgtactaggcgtgtcgttgcttacagttattttgcatatttacactgctttttatactgtcttcacaatataagcatacctgcatctatatatgtatatgtctgattctgtatatatatatataaatatatctcaaaatagacatatatgtagtagtcctactaaaatcagtaactaatatagcacgtgccattgcgtgctcatttacatgtgaattcccaaaatgcatagctgcagtggaagcaattgatggtgggcgaagatggggaacaacagggtagcacacatgtgtaacacatgttaatgagaaattattggtagctacaggtacagaacataaatatgtatcatattattgtgtattttatttattttactccgacaaacatgacattactgcctattttaagcatgcatcaaataaatTGCATGCAactgcctacaaacatcacttgcactaacacatctatagttggttatgaaaaggtccatttttgctttatgtcatatacagacagcataatgaggcacacgtatcatatgttatgtcattgttttcataacttaaacactgcagacgactacttagctcatctaccattgtgttaacgcagctgcaattaatatctcatcacagcatacacttcaacagagggggtggggttcagcacacacactaattacagcctcatttcacggtcaacttagttcacaccattttcacctgtttcaagtaattgaaaggtgtggctgatttggctttttggggaagggaatacctttcttacaaccggactagcacaactgaagttaatcacactcatttgaaagcttaactttagctactaaatgccccaacaactcattacttatcaaagcgtacgtcacacattagttcactcatatctatagttgaactactatcaacgacacattatcacacactgcatgtgttgtcttgttgagtcacagccacattcaggtgtgccacatcttctattaatgtaccacacatatcctctaccaaaaacaacactttttgcaatatgaccaccttcatgataaccattgtgaatggtcatctcatgatagttatgtacattatgatactgatatcactacacaacatatgatttttatgtacaaatttaatctatttatcatcacgcattactgcagaaacatagtatgttgtatgttagggaactcaaaacttttaagtacacaggcatgtacattgttattacaactatttatgttcactttcacacacacattttgggtaaaggaactgatgctgttaggtactcataaatacagaacatacaataagtgtttgttcaatatttacacatgtaaatgtaaaacttatgttattgttagatatagttgcccctggaggacatgtgtcacctgagacggaacaagtgtcttcacctgggtcagccagctcaacacacctagaaggtgagtgtatcagttggtggccatataatatgtgctcttctatatgttatgttgtcatgttcattatttgttttgcacatcttctttaaataggattacttagtgtcagtgaaaatgaagtgtaaggcaacatgtattgtgttagtgatgttaactatcatgtaggacttctgagtttagagcaacttttcattcattcatatttcatactgagtccaaacattattcgtaagtcaaggtagtttttaatgtgaggttataaaacgtatggtaacatgttaggtgttacttaggacacagtagaattacatagtaacacagcatacattaacatgccatttaataatgtgtacatttctttttagaacatcatggtgatgaggatgatgaggatgatgaggatgacgccgccatagagactgaaatacaatcaagtgaccatgaagaggtgccaatagaaactgttttaccgccaaatcgtccatcaacttccacatacgatgcaattgtagcttcagagggaaaaattgtggacgcagaaaatcgtcgccattctgacatgatgacagtgctggaaaggatgattggactgcaggaagaaacagtatcacaattggcacatctccacagagtcttcattgaagtgcctaaacagttgcaaaaaatcaacacctcattcgaagcattagttgttcagcaaacccaagctaattacttgagaatgactaatgtaccccaattcaacacctcacaggctggATCATTACATGCTGGtgagttttcaccacattcatctgatcttcattcaccaggtccgaatgttaccggtcaagtagcagacattggtgtgcaggttcctgacgacatcctaccgctgccatctgtacaaaatcagcagctgacacctacaaaggaggccacaaaaacaaaacacaagcagttagtactgaccaggaaagatgaaacggaccaaccatgtgttgtgcacggtgtaccaacttgctcacatgtgtcactgcccacaagccctgtcggtgaacagtcactggccaaaagccctgtcggtgagtacctggccacaagccctgttggtgactcactgcccacaagccctgtcggtgaacagtcactgcccaaaagccctgtaggtgagtcactggccacaagccctgtcggtgaacagtcactgcccaaaagccctgtaggtgagtcactggccacaagccctgcccgtgaagtgccagaggccactcaaagtggctctgttgtggctaaagttggtggcaaacgaaaaaaaaaatgcaagagacaacaagcaggcctgttactcgctctcaaaaggaacaaaaaaaataaatgttataattcactaaatatgtctttggccttgttttgttgacttcacattatctaattaatattgtatgtatgctgaagactgtgttgtttccaaactttcaactatgttcttgtacacgtgaagttttggaaatgttaacactcataattaatgaatagtgttataaatatttatgtattaatagtctgttcagtaatggtccacctggaaccagttgcaaagtttagagaagctgccattgactttgcagcaaaacattgcatttgggtgtgttaattgatgtaataattgcatgtgcatattattcacatgcaattataaaaacacctaagtaactgcaaacatctttcttgtacgtgtacagcaggattatgtgtaaattattacttacctttgccttgcttgggcattgtaattttgtcctttaatcatttgtgtgttcttgtttcaataacatctcagaatgtataataatatatatatacacacacacacacacacagagtgtgtgtgtgtgtgtgtgtgtgtgtgtgtgtgtgtgtgtgtgtgtgtgtgtgtgtgtgtgtgtgtgtgtgtgtgcgtgcgtgcgtgcgtgtgtgtgtgtgtgtgtgtgtgtgtgtgtgtgtatatatatagtaatatctaaactggtatagatgtattttaaaaactaatacacttcatgcttccttgtgaaaacacacaattttaataatacaggcctaatgtttgagaaatatactaagtgtgagactctaacagtattgtgcttaaacaaatgtttattacttaattcactcatgtttatcaccatttaaataggtttcatacaaggcctacttactgccatcaatgttgtgtgtactcctgcaatatgaaaaaaaaaaaatatataatatatatatatatatatatatatatatatatatatatatatatatatatatatatatatctatatttctatatatacacacatacacacaaaaacacacacacacacacacacacacacacaatatacatatagtacaatatacactttatatatatatatatttatgagagagatatatttatatatatatagatacacacgtatttaaactcatgcagacagggagttaaccagactttcaaatacacacagaaatgtatgcgggaaaaaaacatttctttttgcaggtgtgtgtatttactgatatggctggctaagcactattttcacacagtgctctttgttagttttcaagaAAAAACAATGTTAATGAATtgaaagtgtaggaatgttttcactaaggagataaaaaaaggatacatgtttctcccacagtcgcATATCACTAACCACAACTGTTAAACCAATTACAAATAcagatccaattggcgtttgaaataaggagtcaaagtagttagttttgttgaccttgacaaggaaacacaggaatttgttagccattgagcagattcattttgatgagcaaagaacacagacctgcacacagcttttgtgctactctgacatggctgatgaattcgttaacaatatgaatccccagTTAGGGTACAAATTCATGGTGTCACAAGCTATTTTGAACAGTCCCGGACAGAAAGCCAGCACAgcccaaatctatgatttgattcgagcaaaatatccttattaccaagaccgtaggcatgcgcgcaattttaattcatcaataagattcactttatcaactaatgaattTTTTGAAcatgtgcaggataagctagaacacaactatggtttctggaagattgcccaggAAAAACAATTTAGCCtcaaagagggcacatatatagtggtgaaaggcatatttattcctaatgccaatagcaatggatccgctactactgttccgtctgaatcgatacctgctgcaatatctgcaccctccattcctgaaacccacattgtacaagatcaaaagtactatgattatgtaccaagcctttcagctgaaaatgcattggaatgggaacccgaagaaatgaacctacctcccgaccaattgtttgaagaaagctgtGCCGATTCCTATGatcgcttcatggaggagatgtgtgtcatactggattcagcgggtgggtcaagcgtggatgaaaatgccttgcatttctggagcgaccagttgc containing:
- the LOC142483372 gene encoding uncharacterized protein LOC142483372; its protein translation is MHASCTGGGPPAKRLILTPLEEQLREKLFPVVVEGLAGDRDIGIFLSEFPPVAPGGHVSPETEQVSSPGSCSSSHLAEHDDAKDTEMLSSEHEEVPIEIVTQAIPPPTDTYAAIAASEEKIVEAENRRHSDIMSVHERMISLQEETISQLAHLHRVFIEVPKQIQKLNTTLEAVVVQLNQANHLRMTTTAHQFTFTPSQDGSLDAATVLFHPMHLIFVRQDGMLPVH
- the LOC142483371 gene encoding uncharacterized protein LOC142483371, with product MLLLDIVAPGGHVSPETEQVSSPGSASSTHLEEHHGDEDDEDDEDDAAIETEIQSSDHEEVPIETVLPPNRPSTSTYDAIVASEGKIVDAENRRHSDMMTVLERMIGLQEETVSQLAHLHRVFIEVPKQLQKINTSFEALVVQQTQANYLRMTNVPQFNTSQAGSLHAGEFSPHSSDLHSPGPNVTGQVADIAQMQHEQNYDDWFPNLLGQNPFDWQNQELYLPPDVSFEEGSGDSYECLMEICLLQDSTVASSMDENAVYFWREQLQPNELLLLQEW